A single window of Nicotiana tomentosiformis chromosome 1, ASM39032v3, whole genome shotgun sequence DNA harbors:
- the LOC138906470 gene encoding uncharacterized protein, with protein sequence MGILESNGVDFTTFQVEGKARRSWQAYLLSRPAGSHPLTWDQFTHLFLEKYIPPSKREELQSQLERLRQGHMFVIDYEARVTDLSHHAAIILPTDAKRVRRFIVGMHPKIQVPMAREAEIKTSFLQVVDIDRRIERIRNRIREFVPRDKWPRQFGEFSGAPPGGRGQFMRGQPSRPRQ encoded by the coding sequence ATGGGGATATTAGAGTCcaacggggtggacttcaccacctTTCAGGTTGAGGGCAAGGCCCGCAGATCGTGGCAAGCTTACCTTCTTAGCAGGCCAGCAGGTTCACATCctttgacttgggatcagtttacgcATCTGTTCTTGGAGAAGTACATACCACCTTCTAAGAGAGAGGAGCTTCAGAGTCAGCTTGAGCGACTCCGTCAAGGTCACATGTTTGTCATCGACTATGAAGCGAGAGTCACTGACTTGTCTCACCATGCAGCTATTATACTCCCCACAGACGCAAAGAGGGTACGAAGGTTCATTGTAGGTATGCACCCTAAGATTCAGGTTCCTATGGCTCGTGAGGCAGAGATAAAGACTTCCTTTCTTCAGGTTGTGGATATAGATCGGAGGATCGAGCGTATTCGCAACCGCATCAGAGAGTTTGTGCCGAGGGATAAGTGGCCCCGACAGTTTGGGGAATTTAGTGGCGCCCCacctgggggcagaggtcagttcatgaggggtcagCCCAGCAGGCCTAGGCAGTGA